The Candidatus Nitrospira nitrosa sequence CTACAGCAGCTTGATAAAGGCTGGGCCGCGCGCTTGCACGCACGCAGCGAAGAGTTAATGGCCGTCAATCACGCACTCGTCAGCGAGGTCTCGAAACGAATTGATACCGAACAGTCCCTGGAGGCCAACCGACGGGATCTGCGCATGCTTGCTTCTCAATTGCTTCGCCTTCAGGAAGAGGAACGACGGCGAATCTCACGTGATCTGCACGACGATATCAATCAACGACTAGCGCTCTTGTCGATCGACATTGAAATGTTAGAACGGCAGCTCTCACACGCGGCCGTCGGGACTGTCCGAACGGTGCGCAGCATTCAGGATCGTATTGTCGAACTGTCCGAAAGCGTTCGGCGTCTCGCCTATCAGTTTCATCCGTCCGTCCTTGATGATCTGGGCTTGTCTATTGCGCTCCGACGTCTTATTGATGATTTTCAGACTCGTACCGGTCTCGATGCTCGGTTCATCAGCAAAGAGATCCCGCAGCACCTGGCGCAGGACGTGGTCACATGCTTGTACCGTGTGACACAGGAAGGGTTGGCAAACATCGCGCGCCATGCGAGGGCACAAACCGTGCTGGTCGAACTGATGCGAGTGCGAGACGGGTTGCAGCTTCTGATACGGGATGACGGAGTGGGGTTTGACGTGAATCATGACGGCGGTCAGCGAGGTAGTCTCGGGCTGTTGAGTATGAAGGAACGAGTTGCGTTAGTTGCTGGGACGTTCACGATAGACTCGACACCGGGTACAGGAACACGTATCCGTGTCTGGGTTCCGTTTACACAGGAGTCTGTATGAGTAAGCCTCGCGTACTCTTGGCGGATGACCACGCCCTGGTGCTGGAAGGGTTCAAAAAGCTGCTGGAAGAGCATTGTCAGGTCGTCGGGTCCGTAGAAGATGGTCGTGCGTTGCTCGATGCAGCGGAACGCTTGCAACCGGACATTGTGGTCTTGGATATTTCGATGCCTAAACTGAACGGTCTCGATGCGGCGCGTCGGTTGCGAAAGATGGTGCCTCGACCACGACTGATTTTTGTGACGGTGCATGCGGATCAGGACTATGTCACTCAAGCTTTCAAGGCCGGCGCTTCAGCCTACCTGCTTAAACGGTCGGCGGGATCCGAGCTGGTACAGGCCATTGAAGCTGTGATGCACGACAATTATTACGTCACGTCGTTGATTGCCAAGGATCTGGTCCACGCTGCGATCGCGGACACGGAGTCGGACACCGGCGTGCAGGATCGCTTGCCGATGCGACAACGAGAGATTTTACAGCTTGTGGCTGAGGGACTGACACTCAAGGAAATCGCCTCAACGCTAGGGCTCTCTCCCAAGACGGTCGAGTATCACAAAGCCAAGCTCATGGAGCAGCTTGGCCTTCATACTACCGCTGAACTGACAAAATACGCACTCGCTCACGGGCTTACACCTTCCTCCGAGTAACAGTCTTCGTTTCCTCATTTCTTGGTGCATCCATTCCAAGGGAATTTCCGTCCCGACCCTAGGCATGTCCCGTATGGCACAGACCATGAGGTTTTGCTAAGTATGAGACAAGCTGCGGCGGGTCCTATGAAAAGGAGGTTTGTGGTGGCCTCCGGAGGAGACCCGAGGTTGTCGCCATGTTGATACAACAACTCGGCTCTTCTTCAATCGATGGGTCACCTGAAACGTATCGACCTACGCATGCGAATAATCTAACAGGGAGGTATCGTCATGGCAGCATCAAGTGAGCGAGGGTATGACGTCTCGCAGTGGTACGATTCGAAGCCGGTGAAGATCGGCTGGTTTGCGATGTTGGCGATCGGGGTGTTTTGGGTCCTGTACCAGCGAACCTTCGGGTATTCGCATGGGTTGGATTCCATGACCCCGGAGTTCGAGTCGGTGTGGATGGGGCTGTGGCGGTTTAACATTTTGGCCAACGCCATCTTCTTTGCCGTCTCGATCGGGTGGATCTGGGTGACGCGGGATCGGAACCTGACGAACCTGGACCCGAAGCTGGAGCTGAAGCGGTACTTTTACTGGATGGGCTGGTTGGTGTGCTACATCTGGGGCGTGTACTACGCGGGGAGCTACACGTTGGAGCAGGATGCGGCGTGGCATCAAGTGATCATCCGGGACACGAGCTTTACGGCGAGCCACATAGTGGCGTTCTACGGGACGTTCCCGCTGTACATTACGTGCGGGGTGTCGAGCTACCTGTATGCACAGACGCGGTTGCCGCTGTATAGCCAGGCGACGTCGTTCCCGTTGGTGGCGGCGGTGGTGGGGCCGATGTTCATTCTACCGAACGTGGGGCTCAATGAGTGGGGCCATGCGTTCTGGTTTGTGGATGAGCTGTTTGCGGCGCCGTTGCACTGGGGCTTTGTGACGTTGGGCTGGTGCGGGTTGTTCGGCGCGGCCGGTGGAGTGGCGGCGCAGATCGTGAGCCGGATGTCGAATCTGGCGGACGTGATCTGGAACAACGCCCCGAAGAGCATCTTGGATCCGTTCCCGGCCCAGGTGCAGAGCGCCAGCGCCAAGAGCGTGTACTAAGCAGATCGGTCGGTCTCGGAGGCGAGCCTGGGTGGTCGCGCGAATAAGCAAGGCTCAGGCCGCTTCTGATCGGCTGAAATGACGGAGGATGTCAGTTATGTTTAGAACCGATGAAATTATCAAGGCCTCGAAATTGCCGCCGGAAGGGGTGGCAATGTCTCGGCACATTGATCACATCTATTTTATCCCAATTTTGTTCATCACCATCGTCGGGACCTTTCACATGCACACCGCGTTGCTGTGCGGGGACTGGGATTTTTGGCTGGACTGGAAGGATCGGCAATGGTGGCCGATCGTCACCCCGATTACGACCATTACGTTTTGTGCGGCCCTGCAGTATTACAATTGGGTGAACTATCGTCAGCCGTTCGGGGCGACGATTACGATTCTGGCGCTTGGGTTCGGAAAGTGGATTGCCGTCTATACGTCGTGGTGGTGGTGGTCGAATTATCCGCCGAACTTCGTCATGCCGGCGACACTGCTGCCGAGCGCATTGGTCTTGGACATCACGCTCTTGCTCACCAGGAACTGGACCTTGACGGCGGTGATCGGCGCATGGATGTACGCGATTCTGTTTTATCCCAGCAACTGGCCGATCTTTGGCTATAGCCACACCCCGATCGTGGTCGATGGCTCGTTGCTCTCATGGGCCGACTACATGGGCTTCATGTATGTCCGGACCGGGACGCCGGAGTACATCCGCATGATCGAGGTCGGGTCGCTGCGCACCTTCGGTGGGCACAGCACCATGATCTCGGCCTTCTTCTCGGCGTTTGCCTCGTCGCTTGTGTACGTACTGTGGTGGCAGTTCGGGAAATTCTTCTGCACCTCGTACTTCTACTTCACGGATGACAGGCAGAGAACGGTCAAGGTGTACGACGTATTCGCCTACGCCACGTTAGCACACGGCGATAAGGCAAAAGTTGGGGGGAAAGCATGAACGCCACATCTCGAACACATGATTCGGAGAGTCATGTAGAGTCGGCGTTCTAAGTAGGGGCTGGTAAGAACCGGCGGGCTCGATTATCCGAGCTCGCCGGCTTTGGTGGTCTGAGTATGACGGTGAATGTCAGCAATAGTGAAACGGACATGAACGGTCCACACAGCGTCTTATCGTGTGGACACGCATCACGGTGATCGGCCCTCTATCGTGGCGGATCCTCTGGGAGGCTAGAAGTGAAAAGCAAGACGCAAACCATCGTATTTTGGATGATCGTGGGCCTGTCGATATTCTTTCTTCTCAACCTCTGGAATACACCTACGCGTGCGGTCGTAGAGGAAGAGATTATGTTTAGCGACTTCATGGCAAAACTCGACCAGGGTGCTGTCGAGAAGGTCACCATGCAGGGACATCGTCTCACCGGCGTGTTGAAAGATAACTCCCAGGTGCGAACCTACATGGCGGACTATCCTGATCTCGTCCAAATGCTGCGCGAGAAGCATGTTCAGATCGAGGTCAGGCCGCAGGGTGAAAGTGCTTGGTATGTGACGGTGCTCATGACCTGGGGGCCGTTCGTGCTTTTTCTCGGGGTGTGGCTGTTCATTATGCGCCGAATGCAGAATGGGAACGCGGCCTTATCTCTCGTGAAGAATAGGGCCCGCATGCTGACGGATGAGCGGAAAAAAGTCACGTTTTCCGATGTGGCGGGCATTGACGAAGTGAAAGCGGATGTGCAGGAAACGGTCGAATTTCTGAAGGACCCCAGGAAGTTCCAAAAACTCGGCGGGCGCATTCCCAAAGGTGTGTTGGTCGTGGGCCCGCCTGGGACCGGGAAGACACTTTTGGCGAAGGCGATTGCCGGCGAAGCGGGCGTACCGTTCTTCAGCATTAGCGGTTCAGACTTTGTGGAAATGTTTGTGGGAGTCGGAGCCTCCCGTGTTCGCAGTATGTTCGAAGACGCAAAAAAGCATGCTCCTTGTATTATCTTCATTGATGAAATCGACGCAGTCGGACGATCACGAGGAGGGGGGATTGGGGGCGGCAACGATGAACGCGAGCAAACACTCAATCAGTTGCTGGTTGAGATGGACGGATTTGATACGACAGAGGGCGTGATTTTGGTGGCGGCTACCAATCGGCCAGATGTCCTTGACCCTGCTCTGCTGCGGCCAGGTCGATTCGACAGGCAAGTCGTGGTGAATCATCCCGATCTGAGGGGCCGGACGGAGATCCTGAAGGTTCATGCGAAAAAAGTTCCGGTGGCAGCAGACGTGGACCTGCAAACAATCGCTCGAGGAACCCCGGGATTCTCAGGCGCCGATTTGGAAAACCTCGTCAATGAGGCGGCGCTGTGGGCAGCTCGTCAGAGCAAAGACGAGGTGGGGTCCGCGGATTTTGAGAAGGCGAAGGATAAGATTCTGATGGGTGCCGAGCGCAAGAGCATGATATTGACGGACGAGGAGAAGCGTGTCACCGCGTATCATGAGGCTGGTCATGCCTTAGTAGCGCAACTCCTGCCTGGTACAGATCCCGTTCACAAAGTATCGATTATTCCGAGAGGTCGCGCACTGGGGGTGACCTTACAGTTGCCGACCAATGACCGCCACAATTACTCCAAAGAGTTCTTATACAACACGCTCGCCATTCTTCTTGGGGGCAGGGTGGCCGAAGAGCTGGTGTTCAACCAGGTGACAACCGGTGCTGGCAACGATTTGGAACGGGCTACAGCCCTTGCGCGGCAAATGGTATGCGAATGGGGTATGAGTGAAACGCTGGGACCTCTCACGTTCGGGCAGAAAGAGGGAACAACATTTCTGGGACGTTCGTTTTCGACGAATCGTGACTGCAGTGATCAAATGGCAGCGGAGATTGACCTGGAAATCAAGCGTCTCATCACAGAAAACTATGCAAGGGTCAGGCAGGTGTTGACGGAACGGATGACGACCTTGGTTGCGCTGGCAGAAGCACTTCTGGAAAAGGAGGTGTTGGATGCAAGGGAGATTCAAGAGGTTCTTCTGCGGTCGTCTTAAGATGGTTCGATCTAACGCGCAGTATTCATGAACGCTTCTCTTGGACCCCGTATCGAACCCGTGAAGAAACGTCTGAGGAAAGGGTAATCAACGGCGGAATACACCCGGCATCATTGTGGTGATGTCATTGGGTCGTTTCACGCCGCTATCACCAAGCTCGACATCTTCTTACCCTGACGCGTGGAGATCGTTACAGACCTGTTGATTGTGGTGTCTATAGCCAAGCCCTCAATTACTGATGGACATAGGCAGTGGACTTTAGCGATCATGCGGGCATGAGATGTTCACCAGATTTGCGCCAGCGGGTCGTGGATTTTGTCCGAAGTGGGGGAAGCAAGGCCGACGCGGCTCGGCGGTTCAAAGTCGGTGAGGCGAGCGTGTACCGCTGGCTCAAGCCTGGTGGCCTAACGTACCAGCGTCCTGGTCCTCGTCGGGCCCACAAATTGGATTGGGAGCAGTTACGCCGTCATGTGGAGGACCATCCCGATCGGATACAAGCAGAACGGGCGCGGCATTTCCACGTCTCCCGACATTGCATCTGGAACGCGCTGCGCAAACTGGCCGTCACGCATAAAAAAAAGGATGGGCTACCAAGAACGTGACCCTCTCCAACGACGACGGTTCCTCCGTCTTCGTGAACGGTTTCTGCGACGCGGCAAACAGCCCGTCTACATCGATGAATGTGGGTTTGCCCCGTCGACGGTGCGGCGCTATGGATACGCGCCGAAAGGCCAGCGTGTAGATGGCCTGGTGTCCGGGCATCGACGGCCACGCACCTCGCTCATTGCCGCTCGTATGGATGGGCAACTGGTAGAGCCCTGTCTGTTCAAAGGCACCTGCGATACCGTGGTCTTCAACGCGTGGCTGCAGACGAGATTGTGCCCGCGCCTGACCGCCCACCATCTCGTCATCATGGACAATGCCACCTTTCATACCTCGCCCGAAACAGCGCAGCTCATCAAGGCGACTGGGGCGACCTTGCTATTCCTTGCACCCTATTCCCCCGACCTCAATCCCATCGAGCGGGACTTCGCCGTGCTGAAGAAACGCCGGGAATATCAGGAGCAAGCCACGCTCGACGACATCGTCAAGGCCTATCAATGATTGTGAACTTAGCTATAGTGTTTTCCGGGGTGTCTTATGCTCGATCTCTCACGCGCAGTCCCATACCTATGTCGGCTATCGACCGGTGGTAGAATGCTCTCAGTTCATTCCACAACTCCCCAGGCTGATCGTTACTCCGGGATGTTTACTTTTCCAGAAGTTGAATGCCTCATCATCGATAATCTCAAGTGTTTTATGCCCTCGCTCACAGGTATGACCTGATTCATGGGTAAAGAGAGCAAAGTAACATGCCTGACGGTCTTCAAGGTTTGGGAGTGCCCGTACCGTGGTGAGAAAGCC is a genomic window containing:
- the amoA gene encoding bacterial ammonia monooxygenase, subunit AmoA produces the protein MFRTDEIIKASKLPPEGVAMSRHIDHIYFIPILFITIVGTFHMHTALLCGDWDFWLDWKDRQWWPIVTPITTITFCAALQYYNWVNYRQPFGATITILALGFGKWIAVYTSWWWWSNYPPNFVMPATLLPSALVLDITLLLTRNWTLTAVIGAWMYAILFYPSNWPIFGYSHTPIVVDGSLLSWADYMGFMYVRTGTPEYIRMIEVGSLRTFGGHSTMISAFFSAFASSLVYVLWWQFGKFFCTSYFYFTDDRQRTVKVYDVFAYATLAHGDKAKVGGKA
- a CDS encoding IS630 family transposase: MGYQERDPLQRRRFLRLRERFLRRGKQPVYIDECGFAPSTVRRYGYAPKGQRVDGLVSGHRRPRTSLIAARMDGQLVEPCLFKGTCDTVVFNAWLQTRLCPRLTAHHLVIMDNATFHTSPETAQLIKATGATLLFLAPYSPDLNPIERDFAVLKKRREYQEQATLDDIVKAYQ
- a CDS encoding response regulator — encoded protein: MSKPRVLLADDHALVLEGFKKLLEEHCQVVGSVEDGRALLDAAERLQPDIVVLDISMPKLNGLDAARRLRKMVPRPRLIFVTVHADQDYVTQAFKAGASAYLLKRSAGSELVQAIEAVMHDNYYVTSLIAKDLVHAAIADTESDTGVQDRLPMRQREILQLVAEGLTLKEIASTLGLSPKTVEYHKAKLMEQLGLHTTAELTKYALAHGLTPSSE
- a CDS encoding IS630 transposase-related protein; translation: MRCSPDLRQRVVDFVRSGGSKADAARRFKVGEASVYRWLKPGGLTYQRPGPRRAHKLDWEQLRRHVEDHPDRIQAERARHFHVSRHCIWNALRKLAVTHKKKDGLPRT
- the amoC gene encoding bacterial ammonia monooxygenase, subunit AmoC, with the translated sequence MAASSERGYDVSQWYDSKPVKIGWFAMLAIGVFWVLYQRTFGYSHGLDSMTPEFESVWMGLWRFNILANAIFFAVSIGWIWVTRDRNLTNLDPKLELKRYFYWMGWLVCYIWGVYYAGSYTLEQDAAWHQVIIRDTSFTASHIVAFYGTFPLYITCGVSSYLYAQTRLPLYSQATSFPLVAAVVGPMFILPNVGLNEWGHAFWFVDELFAAPLHWGFVTLGWCGLFGAAGGVAAQIVSRMSNLADVIWNNAPKSILDPFPAQVQSASAKSVY
- the ftsH gene encoding ATP-dependent zinc metalloprotease FtsH — encoded protein: MIVGLSIFFLLNLWNTPTRAVVEEEIMFSDFMAKLDQGAVEKVTMQGHRLTGVLKDNSQVRTYMADYPDLVQMLREKHVQIEVRPQGESAWYVTVLMTWGPFVLFLGVWLFIMRRMQNGNAALSLVKNRARMLTDERKKVTFSDVAGIDEVKADVQETVEFLKDPRKFQKLGGRIPKGVLVVGPPGTGKTLLAKAIAGEAGVPFFSISGSDFVEMFVGVGASRVRSMFEDAKKHAPCIIFIDEIDAVGRSRGGGIGGGNDEREQTLNQLLVEMDGFDTTEGVILVAATNRPDVLDPALLRPGRFDRQVVVNHPDLRGRTEILKVHAKKVPVAADVDLQTIARGTPGFSGADLENLVNEAALWAARQSKDEVGSADFEKAKDKILMGAERKSMILTDEEKRVTAYHEAGHALVAQLLPGTDPVHKVSIIPRGRALGVTLQLPTNDRHNYSKEFLYNTLAILLGGRVAEELVFNQVTTGAGNDLERATALARQMVCEWGMSETLGPLTFGQKEGTTFLGRSFSTNRDCSDQMAAEIDLEIKRLITENYARVRQVLTERMTTLVALAEALLEKEVLDAREIQEVLLRSS
- a CDS encoding sensor histidine kinase, whose protein sequence is MPASRVRTWVLAAGIAALLLHFPTEVAQYLLALVPYQRSTPFELETLTEVAHENITTFSPRTSDESVWKAVITRVFGMALIGLPVWYFLQRREREEELQQLDKGWAARLHARSEELMAVNHALVSEVSKRIDTEQSLEANRRDLRMLASQLLRLQEEERRRISRDLHDDINQRLALLSIDIEMLERQLSHAAVGTVRTVRSIQDRIVELSESVRRLAYQFHPSVLDDLGLSIALRRLIDDFQTRTGLDARFISKEIPQHLAQDVVTCLYRVTQEGLANIARHARAQTVLVELMRVRDGLQLLIRDDGVGFDVNHDGGQRGSLGLLSMKERVALVAGTFTIDSTPGTGTRIRVWVPFTQESV